One window of Leguminivora glycinivorella isolate SPB_JAAS2020 chromosome 9, LegGlyc_1.1, whole genome shotgun sequence genomic DNA carries:
- the LOC125229398 gene encoding uncharacterized protein LOC125229398 isoform X1 produces MRDPSFDKDAPDSSVLSMQETSVDKATGGETAAPLPGLDYEIEVILQVPEVEESPFGQYVKECPVCKNAVRCYFINFNEKVVLCENTTCSWPFGYEEPQCLKHDEALSADEEVESLKVMTYGPIPPSGSIISTMAWSEMDRSNKGLDTDDPGSTPSHLSDAERDAKLQEVLKQKEADLQTKKNLQDIKKLNVQLQKTYEDEDEVSCIRNEQWIKHLKNLQNMSGMQLLRKEELAILKEKELQGLTMDIDAVNTAIVINIAPSTSTEPATIDCTIDSTLSKEEFTLKESTTVKDTADKMKSITIKEPIIIINSTILEPTPQVSDVSESNTKELSKSKDTIDTMECDKIEDKVTDP; encoded by the exons ATGAGAGACCCTTCATTTGATAAAGACGCGCCTGATAGTTCAGTGCTTTCAATGCAAGAAACTTCAGTGGATAAGGCAACGGGCGGAGAGACAGCAGCGCCTTTACCAGGGCTGGACTACGAAATAGAGGTT ATATTACAAGTACCTGAAGTTGAAGAATCTCCATTTGGCCAATACGTTAAG GAGTGTCCGGTATGCAAGAATGCTGTGCGCTGCTACTTCATCAATTTTAACGAAAAAGTAGTATTGTGTGAGAACACAACATGCTCTTGGCCGTTCGGTTATGAAGAGCCTCAATGCTTGAAACATGACGAAGCACTCTCTGCCGACGAAGAAGTTGAAAGCCTCAAAGTGATGACATATGGGCCTATACCACCTTCAGGATCAATCATATCTACGATGGCCTGGTCAGAAATGGATAGGTCTAACAAAGGTCTGGATACGGATGACCCGGGCAGCACTCCAAGTCACTTGAGTGATGCGGAAAGAGATGCCAAGCTGCAAGAGGTCTTGAAACAGAAGGAGGCAGATCTACAGACTAAGAAGAACCTTCAGGATATTAAGAAGTTAAATGTACAG CTCCAAAAAACCTATGAAGATGAAGATGAAGTGTCATGTATCCGTAACGAGCAGTGGATCAAACACCTCAAAAACCTGCAGAATATGTCCGGCATGCAGCTGCTTCGTAAAGAAGAACTCGCTATACTTAAAGAAAAAGAACTTCAGGGACTGACTATGGACATAGATGCTGTGAATACTGCGATAGTTATTAATATAGCTCCGTCAACATCAACTGAGCCAGCGACAATTGATTGTACGATCGATTCAACTCTGTCTAAAGAAGAATTCACTTTAAAAGAATCTACTACTGTAAAGGATACTGCGGACAAAATGAAATCAATCACTATAAAGGAaccaattattataataaattcaACTATTTTAGAACCAACTCCCCAAGTATCAGATGTATCAGAATCAAATACTAAAGAATTAAGTAAATCTAAGGACACAATTGATACTATGGAATGTGACAAGATAGAAGATAAAGTTACGGATCCCTAA
- the LOC125229665 gene encoding uncharacterized protein LOC125229665, whose translation MELDLIIVTSVLGGVSLLLLVLVLVLFLQLNSLKRKMRQTPSIRVQKLRMDDKNHAFQNPTISPDEELSRRGYSMYVPEDVERADRGTERQTGGQFVEELARELDHRQQRQSTAPPFLLQSVQENKRKSLSNPAARQSETNPNFIY comes from the exons ATG GAGTTGGACCTGATAATCGTGACGTCGGTGCTCGGCGGAGTTTCCCTGCTACTGCTGGTTCTGGTGCTGGTGCTGTTCCTGCAGCTCAACTCCTTGAAGAGGAAGATGCGACAGACTCCTTCTATAAGAGTGCA GAAACTCAGAATGGATGACAAGAACCACGCATTCCAGAACCCGACTATTTCCCCTGATGAGGAGCTGTCCCGGCGAGGGTACTCCATGTACGTTCCTGAAGACGTCGAGAGGGCCGACAGGGGAACCGAGCG GCAGACGGGTGGGCAGTTCGTAGAGGAGCTAGCCCGGGAGCTGGATCACCGGCAGCAGCGGCAGTCCACAGCGCCGCCCTTCCTGCTTCAGAGCGTCCAAGAGAACAAACGGAAGAGCCTCTCCAACCCTGCTGCGAGGCAGAGCGAGACTAACCCGAACTTTATCTACTAG
- the LOC125229398 gene encoding uncharacterized protein LOC125229398 isoform X2, translating into MRDPSFDKDAPDSSVLSMQETSVDKATGGETAAPLPGLDYEIEILQVPEVEESPFGQYVKECPVCKNAVRCYFINFNEKVVLCENTTCSWPFGYEEPQCLKHDEALSADEEVESLKVMTYGPIPPSGSIISTMAWSEMDRSNKGLDTDDPGSTPSHLSDAERDAKLQEVLKQKEADLQTKKNLQDIKKLNVQLQKTYEDEDEVSCIRNEQWIKHLKNLQNMSGMQLLRKEELAILKEKELQGLTMDIDAVNTAIVINIAPSTSTEPATIDCTIDSTLSKEEFTLKESTTVKDTADKMKSITIKEPIIIINSTILEPTPQVSDVSESNTKELSKSKDTIDTMECDKIEDKVTDP; encoded by the exons ATGAGAGACCCTTCATTTGATAAAGACGCGCCTGATAGTTCAGTGCTTTCAATGCAAGAAACTTCAGTGGATAAGGCAACGGGCGGAGAGACAGCAGCGCCTTTACCAGGGCTGGACTACGAAATAGAG ATATTACAAGTACCTGAAGTTGAAGAATCTCCATTTGGCCAATACGTTAAG GAGTGTCCGGTATGCAAGAATGCTGTGCGCTGCTACTTCATCAATTTTAACGAAAAAGTAGTATTGTGTGAGAACACAACATGCTCTTGGCCGTTCGGTTATGAAGAGCCTCAATGCTTGAAACATGACGAAGCACTCTCTGCCGACGAAGAAGTTGAAAGCCTCAAAGTGATGACATATGGGCCTATACCACCTTCAGGATCAATCATATCTACGATGGCCTGGTCAGAAATGGATAGGTCTAACAAAGGTCTGGATACGGATGACCCGGGCAGCACTCCAAGTCACTTGAGTGATGCGGAAAGAGATGCCAAGCTGCAAGAGGTCTTGAAACAGAAGGAGGCAGATCTACAGACTAAGAAGAACCTTCAGGATATTAAGAAGTTAAATGTACAG CTCCAAAAAACCTATGAAGATGAAGATGAAGTGTCATGTATCCGTAACGAGCAGTGGATCAAACACCTCAAAAACCTGCAGAATATGTCCGGCATGCAGCTGCTTCGTAAAGAAGAACTCGCTATACTTAAAGAAAAAGAACTTCAGGGACTGACTATGGACATAGATGCTGTGAATACTGCGATAGTTATTAATATAGCTCCGTCAACATCAACTGAGCCAGCGACAATTGATTGTACGATCGATTCAACTCTGTCTAAAGAAGAATTCACTTTAAAAGAATCTACTACTGTAAAGGATACTGCGGACAAAATGAAATCAATCACTATAAAGGAaccaattattataataaattcaACTATTTTAGAACCAACTCCCCAAGTATCAGATGTATCAGAATCAAATACTAAAGAATTAAGTAAATCTAAGGACACAATTGATACTATGGAATGTGACAAGATAGAAGATAAAGTTACGGATCCCTAA
- the LOC125229664 gene encoding uncharacterized protein LOC125229664: protein MQWLSAICVLTAAVHGGGGVTKTPGLSPFWTDDYKVFEQIYGKTSDRELFGSTLPPNQSFGVDLSPLRNQASEKKERYIDTEDRDLDQQPSLYSFDNYNNLLTKQNLEAFDPKPTKPSFKFIPYNDFTPISQSTDPATYNYYKTLELLEKKKKIDALKSLAVNNFAQFSSYATSPEDTEGYKSIQDILDAHEGNKGNNKKVNTEHENLAKYVSYGVSKARRKKPASNPRFIHSNDIQKPRCVSGRCRQRNTSVRVRTGPVLRKIKHTIISD, encoded by the exons ATGCAGTGGCTAAGCGCGATCTGCGTGTTGACCGCGGCGGTGCACGGTGGCGGTGGAGTTACCAAGACACCCG GTCTGTCACCATTCTGGACGGATGACTACAAAGTCTTCGAACAAATCTACGGAAAGACCTCCGACCGCGAGCTTTTCGGGTCTACCTTACCTCCCAACCAGTCTTTCGGAGTAGACTTGAGTCCTTTACGAAACCAGGCCTCGGAGAAGAAGGAACGGTACATCGACACTGAAGACAGAGACTTAGATCAGCAACCAAGCCTTTATTCTTTCGACAACTATAACAATCTTTTGACGAAGCAGAACTTAGAAGCGTTTGATCCTAAACCAACGAAACCGTCCTTCAAATTCATCCCTTACAATGATTTCACACCCATCAGCCAATCTACCGATCCAGCTACTTACAACTATTATAAAACTCTAGAGTTACTAgagaagaaaaagaaaattgacGCGCTTAAAAGCTTAGCAGTCAATAACTTCGCTCAATTCTCTAGCTACGCGACCAGTCCCGAAGATACAGAAGGGTACAAAAGCATTCAGGATATTTTAGACGCTCATGAAGGGAATAAAGGGAATAATAAAAAAGTTAATACTGAGCATGAGAACTTGGCCAAATATGTGAGCTATGGAGTGTCAAAGGCTAGAAGGAAGAAGCCAGCATCAAATCCCCGTTTTATACATAGCAACGATATTCAGAAACCGAGATGTGTGTCAGGACGCTGTCGTCAGAGGAACACCTCTGTGAGAGTCAGAACGGGGCCTGTTTTGAGGAAGATTAAGCATACCATTATTTCTGATTAA